The proteins below come from a single Aegilops tauschii subsp. strangulata cultivar AL8/78 chromosome 6, Aet v6.0, whole genome shotgun sequence genomic window:
- the LOC109763735 gene encoding uncharacterized protein, which produces MYSADEFFFHNFLSDSDDSSSDDEEMPAAVLVHDHLNRQRPLFWGSIPGHIPALNRNRESSHLLLWKDYLATTNPLFKHQKFRRHFRMARHVFNRIREGVVGYDNYFKCKEDAHGKIGFSSYQKYAAAIRMLAYGVPGDLIDEYVRMSESTCLESMYKFWKAVVAVFGPEYLREPTVADTTCLLAMNASRGFPGMLDSIDYMHWEWKNCPSA; this is translated from the coding sequence ATGTACTCCGCCGACGAGTTCTTTTTCCACAATTTTCTGAGCGACTCCGACGATTCCTCATCCGATGATGAGGAGATGCCGGCTGCTGTGTTGGTCCATGACCACCTTAATAGGCAGCGACCGTTGTTCTGGGGCTCGATCCCGGGGCACATTCCGGCGTTGAATCGCAACCGAGAGAGCAGCCATTTGCTTCTATGGAAGGACTACTTGGCCACAACCAACCCACTGTTCAAACATCAGAAATTTCGGCGGCATTTCCGTATGGCTAGGCATGTTTTCAACCGTATTAGAGAGGGGGTGGTCGGATACGATAATTATTTCAAGTGCAAAGAGGATGCCCATGGAAAGATTGGCTTCTCATCTTATCAGAAATACGCTGCAGCCATCCGGATGCTTGCATATGGAGTGCCCGGTGATCTCATTGACGAGTATGTCCGTATGAGCGAGTCTACGTGCCTAGAGTCCATGTACAAGTTCTGGAAGGCTGTGGTTGCcgtgtttggccctgagtacttaAGAGAACCGACTGTTGCAGATACAACCTGCttgttggcgatgaatgccaGCAGGGGCTTCCCAGGGATGCTTGACAGCATAGACTACATGCAttgggagtggaagaactgccctTCTGCTTGA